Genomic segment of Paenibacillus sp. FSL R5-0623:
GGTGAACGGATTGAAGGAATTTGAAGGCAAGCTGCTTTCCTTTGATGACGAGGAACTCGTGATCGAAGCAGGCAAAAAACAGCATGCCATTTCTTATGATAAGGTTGCCAGTGCGCGCCTAGCTATTTTGTTTTAAGTGCCTTGTTCACTTTATTAATGAAAAAGACACATCTCACGATAACGGCAAGGTGCTCATGAGTTCAGAGCCTTTCGCCGTTTTACGTATGAGATGCCATGTTTGAAAGGGGGATCAACATTCATGAGTATGGATTTTATTGAAGCAATGAATGAATTGGAACGGGAAAAAGGGATCAGCAAGGATGTGCTATTTGAAGCGATCGAGGCTGCACTAATTTCCAGCTACAAGCGGAATTTCAACACGGCCCAGAATGTGCGTGTTGACATGAACCGTAATACGGGAGTTATTCGGGTGTATGCCCGTAAATTGATCGTGGAAGAAGTCCTAGATTCACGTACCGAAATTTCATTGCCTGCTGCACGAGAAATCAACCCACACTTCCAGCTGGAAGATATTGCGGAGATTGAAGTTACGCCGCGTGATTTCGGACGTATCGCGGCACAAACTGCCAAACAGGTAGTGACCCAGCGGATTCGTGAAGCCGAACGCGGCCTGATCTACAACGCTTTCGTAGATAAGGAAGAAGATATCGTTACGGGAGTGGTGCAGCGTCAGGATTTGCGCAATATCTACATCGATCTGGGCAAAATCGAAGCGGCTTTACCGCTGACCGAATTGATGCCGAACGAGAAGTTTGTTCATGGTGACCGTATTAAGGCGTATATCACCAAGGTCGAGAATACGACGAAAGGGCCGCAAA
This window contains:
- the nusA gene encoding transcription termination factor NusA, coding for MSMDFIEAMNELEREKGISKDVLFEAIEAALISSYKRNFNTAQNVRVDMNRNTGVIRVYARKLIVEEVLDSRTEISLPAAREINPHFQLEDIAEIEVTPRDFGRIAAQTAKQVVTQRIREAERGLIYNAFVDKEEDIVTGVVQRQDLRNIYIDLGKIEAALPLTELMPNEKFVHGDRIKAYITKVENTTKGPQIILSRTHPGLLKRLFELEVPEIFDGVVEIRSVAREAGFRSKIAVHSRNEEVDPVGSCVGPRGMRVQTIVGELRGEKIDIVRFSDQVDEYVANALSPSKVLEVHVFEEEKMARVIVPDYQLSLAIGIKGQNARLAAKLTGWKIDIKSESQAEQEFGREKDSSSEMHQDSVSVD